From one Trueperella pyogenes genomic stretch:
- a CDS encoding class I SAM-dependent RNA methyltransferase: protein MRLTITDIGHGGVGIGRYDGRVVFVRGAIPGEIVDVALTAQQSKFWTAIVTDVVEPSPYRVEHPWREGSAGATGAADFGHISREGQRALKTDVILNNLRRIGGEALRGIAEDLGLEVADVDDDGWGSRTRIDVVKLECGFGMYREKTNELVPISAMPLAVPSIEKLLFDSPWDGAIAPGTRVHVVSPASGADVVVADRVYTAPGQAVGPYIWERATTQTRVFDYRIFAGGFWQVHTRAPSMLLRAVMEAAKVRKADTVLELFSGAGLFTLPLAQAVGEMGRVSAIEGSARAVEDARFNLANTPWANVRVQNIDDSAVRGQRADVVVADPPRAGLGKKLAAQLARMDARIVLVSCDPAAMARDVAELVKRGRRVESWRAFDIFPHTHHVEVVTCLS, encoded by the coding sequence ATGCGGCTGACAATCACAGATATCGGACACGGCGGTGTGGGCATTGGGCGCTACGACGGGCGGGTAGTTTTTGTCCGCGGGGCGATCCCCGGCGAGATCGTCGATGTTGCGCTGACCGCGCAACAGTCGAAGTTCTGGACTGCGATAGTCACCGACGTCGTCGAGCCGAGCCCTTACCGCGTTGAACATCCGTGGCGCGAGGGTAGCGCTGGCGCCACTGGCGCAGCAGACTTCGGCCACATCAGCCGTGAAGGGCAGCGGGCGTTGAAGACCGACGTCATCCTGAACAACCTGCGCCGCATCGGCGGGGAGGCCCTCCGCGGGATCGCAGAGGATCTCGGGCTTGAAGTGGCCGACGTGGACGACGACGGCTGGGGCAGCCGCACACGGATCGACGTCGTGAAGCTAGAATGCGGCTTTGGCATGTATCGCGAGAAGACGAATGAACTCGTGCCGATTTCGGCGATGCCGCTCGCGGTGCCCAGTATCGAAAAGCTATTGTTCGACTCGCCTTGGGATGGGGCAATCGCTCCGGGTACGCGGGTGCACGTGGTTTCGCCGGCTAGCGGCGCGGATGTCGTCGTAGCGGATCGGGTTTACACTGCGCCGGGGCAGGCCGTCGGGCCCTACATTTGGGAGCGCGCGACGACGCAGACTCGCGTCTTCGACTACCGGATTTTCGCTGGGGGATTCTGGCAGGTTCACACCCGTGCCCCGAGCATGCTGCTGCGTGCCGTCATGGAGGCCGCCAAGGTTCGCAAGGCCGACACGGTGCTAGAGCTGTTTTCCGGTGCGGGTCTTTTCACTCTTCCTCTTGCACAAGCGGTGGGGGAAATGGGGCGCGTGAGCGCGATTGAGGGATCTGCTCGTGCGGTTGAGGACGCGAGATTCAATCTCGCCAACACGCCGTGGGCGAATGTACGGGTGCAGAACATCGACGACTCGGCTGTTCGAGGCCAACGTGCCGACGTCGTCGTCGCCGATCCGCCGCGTGCCGGACTGGGCAAGAAGCTGGCGGCCCAGCTCGCGCGCATGGACGCACGCATCGTCCTCGTCTCGTGTGATCCGGCCGCGATGGCTCGAGACGTGGCAGAATTGGTCAAGCGTGGGAGAAGAGTTGAGAGCTGGCGTGCTTTTGATATTTTCCCGCACACCCACCACGTTGAAGTGGTGACCTGTCTGTCCTGA
- a CDS encoding APC family permease gives MNFRALFGTDIVRAITRSTSMSIIVLGMVLVPQIVLRSASYFERHTAILIALFSATISLAAAIFVAGVLHRQVPRKSSHQLAQWHVGYWAGLLVSAARILAYALTVILGVELAVNSVDSLLNISWSWLLDPILILLIAVPLLAGRMRRVQRWGVIFAVAAGLGLVVLVAYGLVQEASGAIDFENIRLAQENTLNTDRAVDVTHTYAEAAVGGAMVGAIATLISERVLNDSSHRRVSRRSLARAMSVAIIVIALLLYFIVILNMPGQRVAVPALTMSYSLFGYTGQVAYVVLFVLLGVSVATAAYGQLPRLLRELALDGLLPRKLAAADAVGPRRAIVAIIAVLAAVVTLILDSARSIAGVFVFIVYVLVVFVNWSMVARSRTILNDSTEAQERQLARRLAWIGRVYGLFSLFIAGLVVYAQPLWGLAGLAALSVPVVFLVAYSRGQSKVRNQLRLGDATLGRKLPTRVHGVVIIDRVDIATIQAVTWARAMRLSSLTAVCVDIDPQQTRRIRDAWETSLVPVDLTILGEPKGAWRGPVVEYIRARLGESPHDIVNVFIPRLLYSSAWERFFLRHSTPRVISDLRFEPRVMITEVPYRLGEDD, from the coding sequence GTGAACTTCCGTGCCCTGTTTGGAACGGACATCGTTCGTGCGATCACGCGGTCGACGTCGATGTCCATCATCGTGCTGGGAATGGTGCTTGTCCCACAGATTGTGCTCCGCTCAGCTTCGTATTTTGAAAGACACACGGCCATACTCATCGCGCTTTTCAGCGCGACGATCTCTTTGGCAGCGGCGATCTTTGTTGCTGGGGTTTTACATCGTCAGGTGCCGCGTAAGTCTTCCCATCAGCTCGCACAGTGGCATGTGGGCTACTGGGCTGGACTGCTCGTGTCGGCGGCACGCATTCTGGCATATGCTCTGACGGTCATTTTAGGCGTGGAACTAGCGGTCAACTCGGTTGACTCCTTACTCAACATTTCGTGGAGTTGGCTCTTAGACCCGATTCTTATCCTTTTAATTGCGGTTCCGCTGCTGGCGGGGCGCATGCGGCGAGTCCAACGGTGGGGCGTCATTTTCGCGGTAGCCGCGGGCCTCGGGCTGGTAGTCCTTGTCGCGTATGGCCTTGTTCAAGAGGCCAGTGGCGCGATCGACTTTGAAAACATTCGCCTCGCACAGGAAAACACCCTCAACACAGACCGCGCGGTGGACGTGACGCATACCTACGCGGAAGCTGCGGTGGGCGGCGCTATGGTGGGAGCCATAGCCACGCTGATTTCCGAGCGCGTCCTCAACGACTCCAGCCATCGCCGGGTCAGCCGTCGCAGTCTGGCTCGAGCGATGAGCGTGGCGATCATTGTTATCGCCCTGCTGCTGTACTTCATCGTGATTCTCAACATGCCTGGCCAGCGTGTGGCCGTTCCGGCCCTGACCATGTCCTATTCCCTCTTTGGGTATACCGGCCAGGTCGCGTACGTGGTGTTGTTCGTGCTGCTTGGCGTGTCGGTAGCCACCGCCGCCTACGGTCAACTCCCGCGCCTGCTGCGCGAACTCGCCCTGGACGGCCTCTTGCCGCGCAAACTCGCCGCTGCCGACGCCGTTGGCCCACGCCGCGCTATCGTGGCCATTATCGCCGTCTTGGCTGCTGTGGTGACGCTCATCCTCGATTCAGCGCGTTCCATTGCGGGCGTGTTTGTGTTTATCGTTTACGTTCTCGTCGTCTTCGTCAACTGGTCGATGGTCGCCCGCTCGCGGACCATCCTCAACGACTCCACAGAGGCCCAGGAACGCCAACTGGCGCGCCGGCTGGCGTGGATAGGCCGCGTTTACGGCCTGTTCTCGCTTTTCATTGCCGGTCTTGTCGTTTACGCGCAGCCCTTGTGGGGACTAGCCGGCCTCGCGGCGCTCTCCGTACCAGTGGTATTCCTGGTGGCCTATTCGCGCGGCCAGTCGAAAGTGCGCAACCAGCTCCGTCTTGGCGATGCGACGTTGGGGCGAAAATTGCCAACCCGCGTGCACGGCGTCGTCATTATCGACAGGGTGGATATAGCTACAATTCAGGCGGTGACGTGGGCGCGGGCCATGCGGCTATCGTCACTGACGGCTGTGTGCGTGGACATTGACCCACAGCAGACTCGGCGCATTCGTGACGCCTGGGAAACATCACTTGTGCCGGTGGACCTGACGATTCTTGGCGAGCCCAAGGGCGCATGGCGTGGTCCGGTAGTGGAGTACATTCGCGCACGGCTGGGCGAGAGTCCCCACGATATCGTCAACGTTTTCATCCCACGCCTGCTGTACTCCAGTGCCTGGGAACGCTTCTTTCTGCGCCACTCCACACCCCGCGTCATCTCTGATTTGCGCTTCGAGCCGCGGGTGATGATCACTGAAGTGCCCTATCGGCTGGGGGAAGACGACTGA
- a CDS encoding potassium channel family protein, whose amino-acid sequence MHFVIMGCGRVGASLAVNIMDRGHSVAIIDQNSHAFRRLPDDFQGQQVTGVGFDRNALRQAGIEEAAGFAAVSSGDNSNIIAARVVRETFGVQSVVARIYDSSRAVVYNKLGIDVVAPVSWTSDQVMRELIPLGPHIEHVDSATGTALFYVDLHSSWFGRTVADIEHATGARVAYITRNLELVLPQATTLIQDGDELRLIAPISQTQAIQHVASHPAGVI is encoded by the coding sequence GTGCATTTCGTCATTATGGGTTGCGGCCGGGTGGGTGCGAGCCTCGCGGTCAATATTATGGATCGGGGCCATTCGGTGGCCATCATCGATCAAAACTCGCATGCTTTCCGGCGCCTACCGGATGATTTTCAAGGCCAGCAGGTTACCGGAGTCGGCTTTGACCGCAATGCGCTGCGGCAAGCCGGTATCGAGGAGGCAGCCGGATTCGCCGCCGTCTCCTCCGGGGACAATTCCAACATCATCGCAGCCCGAGTGGTGCGGGAGACTTTTGGCGTCCAGAGCGTCGTCGCCCGCATCTATGATTCCTCGCGCGCGGTGGTCTACAACAAGCTGGGTATCGACGTCGTTGCCCCTGTATCGTGGACATCCGATCAGGTCATGCGCGAGCTCATCCCACTGGGCCCGCACATTGAGCACGTCGACTCTGCCACCGGTACAGCCCTGTTCTACGTCGATCTTCATTCTTCCTGGTTCGGCCGCACGGTCGCTGACATCGAACATGCCACTGGAGCCCGAGTTGCCTACATCACGCGCAATCTCGAGCTGGTCCTCCCGCAAGCAACAACCCTCATCCAGGACGGCGACGAGCTGCGTCTGATCGCGCCCATCAGCCAAACGCAGGCTATCCAACATGTGGCCAGCCACCCCGCGGGAGTGATATGA
- a CDS encoding potassium channel family protein, with protein sequence MTMKILVAGAGSVGRSLAREMSESGHEVTLIDIKSEAMRVASVPEADWILGDACELSVLETAGLHDTDAVVAATGDDKANLVLSLLAKTEFGVPRVIARVSNPSNTWLFDESWGVDVAVSTPQIMAEIIQEAVSAGKLVRRMQFQSGATMYLATVSANSAFTLQALGQISLPPDILITSVVRDGVPLFPSADMSIDAGDQLVIIVGENAGEGVAEIEQLL encoded by the coding sequence ATGACGATGAAGATTTTAGTTGCAGGTGCAGGATCCGTAGGCCGCTCACTGGCCCGAGAAATGTCCGAGTCCGGCCACGAGGTCACGCTCATTGACATCAAATCCGAAGCGATGCGTGTCGCTTCCGTGCCCGAGGCCGACTGGATCCTCGGCGACGCGTGCGAACTGTCCGTTCTTGAGACCGCCGGCCTTCACGATACCGACGCCGTGGTAGCCGCGACCGGTGACGACAAGGCGAACCTCGTCTTGTCCTTACTCGCCAAGACCGAGTTCGGCGTCCCCCGCGTGATCGCCCGCGTCTCCAATCCCTCCAACACCTGGCTCTTCGACGAATCCTGGGGAGTGGACGTGGCTGTATCTACCCCGCAGATTATGGCTGAGATCATCCAGGAAGCGGTGTCCGCCGGTAAGCTCGTGCGGCGCATGCAGTTCCAATCGGGCGCCACGATGTATCTGGCCACTGTCTCCGCCAACTCAGCGTTCACGTTGCAAGCGCTCGGCCAGATATCGCTACCCCCGGACATCCTCATCACTAGCGTGGTTCGCGACGGCGTCCCGCTTTTCCCCAGCGCCGATATGTCAATCGACGCCGGGGACCAGCTGGTCATCATCGTCGGAGAGAATGCCGGCGAGGGTGTGGCCGAAATAGAACAGCTGCTTTAG
- a CDS encoding DUF3159 domain-containing protein, whose product MSNEPAKGTGFRAVIEDDFDVMAAVGGVRGTAESTIPTLLFLILYTVTGQLNVALIIALASSLVAIALRAFQRIPVSPALGGLFAIALSAFVAYRSGEASNFFVWGLMTNLVYGAVLLVSLLVRFPAVGVLIGFLRGDAIGWRKDPAQALTRRRYTQVTWLWLALFVARLAVQTPLYLSNATEAIGIARLFMGIPLFALVGWFSWLMVKDLPAVPAAAESNDV is encoded by the coding sequence ATGTCTAACGAACCAGCGAAGGGCACAGGATTTCGAGCCGTCATCGAAGATGACTTCGATGTGATGGCAGCGGTGGGCGGCGTGCGCGGTACGGCCGAGTCTACGATTCCCACACTCCTGTTCCTTATCCTCTACACGGTCACTGGCCAGCTCAACGTTGCACTCATCATCGCGTTGGCTTCGTCTCTGGTGGCGATTGCGCTGCGCGCCTTCCAACGCATCCCGGTCTCACCCGCGCTTGGCGGACTTTTCGCCATCGCACTGTCTGCTTTCGTCGCCTACCGCAGCGGCGAGGCGTCGAACTTCTTCGTGTGGGGGTTGATGACCAACCTGGTTTACGGGGCAGTGCTTCTTGTCTCACTGCTCGTTCGTTTTCCCGCGGTCGGAGTCCTCATCGGTTTCCTGCGCGGGGATGCCATCGGGTGGCGTAAAGACCCAGCACAGGCTCTCACTCGGCGTCGCTATACTCAGGTCACGTGGCTATGGCTGGCGCTGTTCGTCGCGCGCCTGGCTGTGCAAACCCCGCTCTACCTATCAAACGCTACAGAGGCGATCGGAATTGCTCGGCTCTTCATGGGCATACCGCTATTTGCGCTCGTCGGGTGGTTTTCCTGGCTGATGGTCAAAGACCTCCCTGCCGTGCCCGCCGCAGCTGAGTCCAATGACGTCTAA
- a CDS encoding DUF3710 domain-containing protein, whose protein sequence is MWPFGKKRKDEQAQPVAVAGDAELTDVAESPVAVRDSGPWDSSEVLIGERLDAGSLWLPVVPGASLQFTLDRLRQQVLGVVYGKNGSALQLQAFAAPRSAQLWDEIRRDIRTSIAQQGGYSQEVEGPLGFELQAQMPVPNSKTLAPHRFLGIDGPRWLLRVTLYGKAGSDEAAANELIEIVRDIVVNRGHDPHPPRELLPLEIPEQATQQE, encoded by the coding sequence GTGTGGCCTTTCGGGAAGAAGAGGAAAGACGAGCAAGCGCAGCCCGTTGCTGTGGCTGGCGACGCCGAGCTGACTGACGTCGCGGAAAGTCCCGTAGCTGTCCGTGATAGCGGACCGTGGGACTCGAGCGAAGTACTCATCGGCGAGCGGCTGGATGCTGGCTCACTCTGGCTTCCGGTTGTACCGGGCGCTTCCCTCCAATTCACCCTCGATCGACTCCGCCAGCAAGTGCTCGGCGTCGTCTATGGCAAGAATGGCTCAGCATTGCAGCTGCAAGCGTTTGCTGCCCCACGGTCGGCACAACTGTGGGACGAAATACGCCGGGACATCCGCACCTCGATCGCCCAGCAGGGTGGCTATTCCCAGGAAGTAGAAGGGCCGCTTGGCTTTGAGCTCCAGGCTCAGATGCCTGTGCCCAATTCGAAGACACTGGCTCCCCATCGTTTCCTCGGAATCGACGGGCCGCGTTGGCTCCTCCGCGTCACGCTTTACGGCAAGGCCGGCTCGGATGAGGCAGCCGCTAATGAACTTATTGAGATCGTGCGCGATATCGTTGTTAACCGCGGCCATGACCCGCACCCGCCGCGCGAATTGCTTCCGTTGGAGATCCCGGAACAGGCCACGCAACAAGAATGA
- a CDS encoding DUF4193 domain-containing protein, whose protein sequence is MATDYDAPRKQDEELKEDSLTQLNARNNNHQSNAVDEDEVEAAEGFELPGADLSNVELSVAVVPAQDDEFTCSHCFLVHHRSQLAYEEDGLPVCAECAS, encoded by the coding sequence ATGGCAACAGATTACGATGCACCCCGTAAACAAGACGAAGAGTTAAAGGAAGATTCTCTCACCCAACTTAACGCCCGAAATAATAATCATCAGTCCAACGCTGTCGACGAGGACGAGGTTGAGGCGGCCGAAGGTTTTGAGCTTCCCGGCGCTGACCTATCTAACGTGGAGTTGTCAGTCGCCGTCGTTCCTGCTCAGGATGACGAGTTCACCTGTTCTCACTGTTTCCTCGTTCACCATCGATCCCAACTGGCATATGAGGAAGACGGCCTTCCTGTGTGCGCTGAGTGCGCGTCCTAA
- the sepH gene encoding septation protein SepH, which produces MIELELLGLQDGQKLSLNDSEGNRYVLPITDELRAALRTDINAETDQVPRPITPREIQAYFRAGHTVAEVSEISSLPPSQLTNLAYPIFAEREYVAQNARLYRQGHETGGMTLEELVTSRLVTRDVAVGDIEWDAHREQGEPWMLVATYKSGGTRHTAMWAINTKAQTLSARNDEAIWLTENQIPAPTNPWRRPNTPSANNEPPAGEKMSIIDAKPAAADSAVDIDSMLASLNSKRGKVQPMPEFDGAHPAASEPEAAQDATILPFPIAAAGDTSNSSEPELPSASSPEDVDGQQTIPGVKSASTSAKPKKRRNRPEMPSWDEIVFGYSKDD; this is translated from the coding sequence ATGATCGAGCTCGAATTATTGGGACTTCAGGATGGGCAAAAGCTGAGCCTGAATGATTCCGAAGGTAATCGCTACGTCCTCCCGATTACCGACGAGCTACGCGCCGCACTGCGCACCGATATCAATGCGGAAACCGACCAGGTACCTCGACCAATCACCCCACGTGAGATCCAGGCCTATTTCCGGGCCGGGCATACTGTGGCTGAAGTCTCGGAGATTTCGTCTCTCCCGCCCTCACAGCTAACCAATCTCGCGTACCCGATCTTTGCGGAGCGCGAGTATGTGGCGCAAAACGCCCGACTCTATCGGCAGGGTCACGAAACCGGTGGCATGACGCTCGAGGAATTGGTCACGTCACGTCTCGTCACCCGGGATGTCGCCGTCGGCGACATCGAGTGGGACGCCCACCGTGAGCAGGGCGAGCCGTGGATGCTGGTGGCTACCTACAAGAGCGGGGGCACCCGGCACACGGCTATGTGGGCGATCAACACCAAGGCGCAGACGCTTTCCGCGCGCAACGATGAAGCGATCTGGCTCACGGAGAACCAGATTCCTGCTCCGACTAACCCGTGGCGTCGCCCGAACACGCCTTCCGCAAACAACGAGCCTCCGGCCGGTGAGAAGATGAGTATCATCGACGCCAAACCGGCCGCTGCAGATAGTGCGGTCGATATTGATTCCATGCTCGCATCGCTGAATTCCAAGCGCGGAAAAGTTCAGCCAATGCCGGAATTCGATGGCGCTCATCCGGCAGCTTCTGAGCCTGAGGCCGCCCAGGATGCAACTATTCTTCCCTTCCCGATCGCCGCGGCTGGCGATACGTCAAACAGTTCAGAGCCGGAGCTGCCCAGTGCCTCCTCGCCTGAGGACGTGGACGGCCAGCAGACAATTCCGGGTGTCAAGTCCGCCAGCACGTCTGCCAAGCCCAAGAAGCGCCGTAATCGTCCAGAGATGCCCTCGTGGGACGAGATCGTCTTCGGCTATTCCAAGGACGATTAG
- a CDS encoding alkaline phosphatase family protein, producing the protein MLAGAQLPASENLTQVMPAVLTAIGEPHESTLSFPQASRACVVMVDGLGFHNLDVRRGHAPTLRALGIDRAITTVVPSTTAAGISSFGTGRWPGQTAMGGYALRVPGSAEVFNLIAWNSPALSPESWQTQPTFFETSARDLVKIQPRKFVGSGLTRAGLRGARTVVAERLEARVDATLAELRAGADLAYLYWGDIDSTGHHSGWESEAWIAQLEHFDAELGRLRRMLPSDTLLVVTADHGMVDVAERIDIADNQLLTRGIDVVAGESRAVHLYTDAAATVATRWREVLGDQAWVLTRDEAVEAGVFGSMTPHAHEVFGDVLAFAKGQTVIVDSRYQSADAIGLIGVHGSLTAEEMMIPLIVDLA; encoded by the coding sequence GTGCTAGCAGGGGCCCAACTGCCGGCAAGTGAAAACCTCACCCAGGTGATGCCGGCGGTTTTGACCGCGATAGGGGAGCCTCACGAGTCGACCCTCTCGTTCCCACAAGCCTCACGTGCCTGTGTCGTCATGGTGGACGGCTTAGGCTTTCACAACCTCGACGTGCGCCGGGGCCATGCGCCCACGCTGCGCGCGCTCGGGATCGACCGCGCGATCACAACAGTGGTGCCGTCCACGACGGCGGCCGGCATCTCCTCGTTCGGGACCGGCAGATGGCCGGGGCAGACCGCGATGGGCGGATACGCTTTGCGCGTTCCGGGCAGTGCGGAGGTCTTCAACCTGATCGCGTGGAACTCTCCCGCGCTCAGCCCGGAAAGCTGGCAAACGCAACCCACCTTCTTTGAAACATCGGCCCGCGACCTGGTGAAGATCCAGCCGCGCAAGTTCGTCGGCTCTGGGCTGACCCGTGCAGGATTGCGCGGGGCGCGTACCGTCGTCGCTGAAAGGCTCGAGGCGCGTGTGGACGCAACTCTCGCCGAACTGCGCGCTGGCGCCGACCTGGCCTACCTTTACTGGGGCGATATTGACTCCACCGGGCACCATTCCGGGTGGGAATCTGAGGCGTGGATCGCCCAGCTGGAACATTTCGACGCCGAGCTCGGCCGGCTGCGCCGCATGCTCCCGTCTGACACGTTGCTGGTGGTCACCGCCGATCACGGCATGGTCGACGTCGCCGAACGGATCGACATCGCCGATAACCAGTTGCTCACGCGTGGGATAGATGTGGTTGCAGGGGAGTCTCGTGCGGTTCACCTGTATACCGACGCCGCCGCCACAGTCGCCACCCGCTGGCGAGAAGTCCTAGGAGACCAGGCGTGGGTGCTCACTCGCGACGAGGCGGTCGAGGCTGGAGTGTTCGGTTCCATGACACCCCATGCTCATGAAGTGTTCGGCGATGTGCTTGCCTTCGCAAAGGGGCAAACTGTCATCGTCGATTCGCGATACCAGAGTGCGGACGCTATCGGACTGATCGGAGTTCACGGGTCGCTGACAGCGGAGGAGATGATGATCCCGCTGATTGTGGACCTCGCCTAG
- a CDS encoding DUF5998 family protein, translating to MSDLRSDFDMALGALVSGQSPVLSDIRHALDNAAIQAFYVRPETVFDADSVYDRIVAFIVTNARLILVYSDTNYEMDTRGEYVTTMQSVRLSDIKEHHVVRRREFRGDSVGDLNSILIRLRWGASFNQDLQPGACDDPTCTNDHGYVGVATNEDLQIFLDRHVDSAYFHEGVAFIEALEQILGRLAC from the coding sequence ATGAGTGATCTGCGTTCCGACTTCGATATGGCTCTCGGTGCCCTCGTCTCTGGGCAATCGCCGGTATTATCCGACATTCGTCACGCTCTGGATAATGCCGCGATTCAGGCGTTTTACGTCCGGCCGGAAACGGTCTTTGACGCGGATTCGGTCTATGACAGGATCGTCGCTTTCATCGTGACAAATGCTCGCCTTATCCTCGTCTACTCGGATACCAACTATGAGATGGACACCCGCGGTGAGTACGTGACGACCATGCAGTCGGTGCGGCTGAGCGACATCAAGGAGCACCACGTGGTGCGCAGGCGTGAATTCCGTGGCGACTCGGTAGGAGATCTCAACTCCATCCTCATTCGCCTGCGGTGGGGAGCCTCTTTCAACCAGGATCTCCAGCCAGGAGCCTGTGACGACCCTACCTGCACCAATGACCACGGTTACGTTGGTGTTGCCACTAACGAAGATCTTCAGATTTTCCTTGACCGGCACGTCGATTCTGCATACTTCCATGAGGGGGTGGCCTTTATCGAGGCCCTTGAACAGATTCTCGGGAGGCTGGCGTGCTAG